In Bacillus weihaiensis, the genomic stretch TGACTTTCTAATGTTTCCCACGTTACCTCTGGTGTAACATTAGGGTTACCGTCTCGGTCGCCACCAATCCAAGATCCGAAGCGTAAGAAGTTAGGCACCTGCCATTTATGATTTGGGAATTGATCAGATAGTCCATCCTCTAAATCTTGATGAATTTCAGGAAGAACATCAAAAAACGTTTGATCAAAATAATAAAGTCCATTACGAACCTCATCCATTACTGTTGGTTTACGATGACGTAATTCATCCGTTTGCCAAAGAATTGTCACTTCGTTCAGAAGACTATCCTCTAGTTTTTTACGTTCCTTCTTCGTTAACATCGTATTATCCAAGCTCTTCAAGATCGTTCCGATACGTTTTTGAATTTCAATAACAGAACGTTTCGTAGCTTCTGTCGGGTGTGCCGTAATAATTAGCTCTAATGATAGCGTGTTCAATACTTCTTGAATAGTACTCTCTGTAATGTCATTTTCCTTTAATGCATGAAGAGCACTTTCAATAGAAGCTGGTTGTACGACATGGTCATCTTGAAGCTGATATTCTCGTCTACGACGTATGCGGTGATTAGATTCTGCGGCATTAATAAGATGGAAATAGATTGAAAAGGCACGAATGATTTGTCTTCTCATTGGTGAATCTAAGTTGATAATTTCTTGTTTCAGTTCATTATACGTTTCTTTTTCAAAGTTAAGACGAAGTGATTTCGCCATCATTCTTAGCTTTTCAACTTTTTCAAGTAGCTCTGTTCCTCCATGATGAACAAGGATTTCACCTAAAATATGTCCTAGAGCTTTTACATCGCGACGTAACAATAGACTTGTATCATTTGTTTCAACTCTTGTTGTCATGTGTCACCTTCTCCTTACATTTTGTTATTTAGATTCTATTAAATTTTAAGATAATTCTATCATATCATCTTTTCAAGAATTTTTCATCTAAAATTCTCTTAATCTATACCAATATAAGAACGATACCTACAATTCCATCTAATAAATGAATCATTCGGACGATTATTCTCGTTTTATGTATAAATCCCCTTCCTTACTTTCCTTGTATTCACCTTCTTTACAAAAAATTGTAAAGAATCCGGTCTGCTGGTTCTTCCATTGACACGCTTTTCCTGCAGAAGTCTTTTGTCCTCCACTCCAGTACAAGATGTAAAAATAAACAATTAACATAAGTACACCCTTTGGTAAAAGCTAGCTAGATACCTAAGAGATAGCTCCTTCTAATTGAAATTGCATTAAAAAACCTTCATATAATTCCTTAAAACAATTTGGTCGAAATAGGTTGGCAGCGTGACCCGCATGCTTAATTTCCTTATAAATAACATGTGGGACAATTTCTGCTAATTCTTTTAATGTAGATTTGTAGAGAGTATCATGATCACCCATTACCCATAATATAGGGGCGGTAACGGATTTCAAATCTCTTCTTAGATCGTAATATAATCGATGCTCAATTGCGTTCTTCAAAATATTTTCTGCAAGCTCCAAACCGTATTTATAATAGATTTTCTTTGAAATCACAGCATAGGGATCAATCAAAGATTCTTTTGGATAAATATCATTTGTATAGTGCTTCAACCATTTAGAATACTCTTCCTCTCTCACGTTCCAATGATGCCTTAAAACATCAAATAA encodes the following:
- a CDS encoding alpha/beta fold hydrolase — protein: MKEAIIFIHGLTGTKRAFKKQMDYFQTKYDTYAYNLLGHGEDRGKPIEFTLHHLVQQLEEFYEENGINEAHICSLSYGCYPSTIFASKYKDKVRSLCYIGGHYNAPSQLFDVLRHHWNVREEEYSKWLKHYTNDIYPKESLIDPYAVISKKIYYKYGLELAENILKNAIEHRLYYDLRRDLKSVTAPILWVMGDHDTLYKSTLKELAEIVPHVIYKEIKHAGHAANLFRPNCFKELYEGFLMQFQLEGAIS